Proteins encoded in a region of the Trichosurus vulpecula isolate mTriVul1 chromosome 9, mTriVul1.pri, whole genome shotgun sequence genome:
- the WNT5A gene encoding protein Wnt-5a translates to MEKSLGILVQGGTLGSSGSATAMPSKLSLVALAIFISVTQVVIEASSWWSLGMNNPVQMSEVYIIGAQPLCSQLAGLSQGQKKLCHLYQDHMQYIGEGAKTGIKECQYQFRHRRWNCSTVDNTSVFGRVMQIGSRETAFTYAVSAAGVVNAMSRACREGELSTCGCSRAARPKDLPRDWLWGGCGDNIDYGYRFAKEFVDARERERIHSKGSYESARTLMNLHNNEAGRRTVYNLADVACKCHGVSGSCSLKTCWLQLADFRKVGDALKEKYDSAAAMKLNSRGKLVQVNSRFNTPTTQDLVYIDPSPDYCVRNESTGSLGTQGRLCNKTSEGMDGCELMCCGRGYDQFKTVQTERCHCKFHWCCYVKCKKCTEIVDQFVCK, encoded by the exons aaGTCGCTTGGAATATTGGTCCAAGGAGGTACTTTGGGATCATCGGGCAGTGCCACTGCGATGCCTTCGAAGTTGTCTCTAGTGGCCTTGGCCATTTTCATCTCTGTTACCCAAGTTGTGATAGAGGCCAGCTCTTGGTG GTCATTAGGAATGAATAACCCTGTTCAGATGTCAGAAGTCTATATCATAGGAGCTCAGCCCTTGTGTAGCCAACTGGCAGGGCTCTCTCAAGGCCAGAAGAAACTCTGTCATCTCTATCAAGACCACATGCAATATATTGGAGAAGGAGCAAAGACGGGCATTAAGGAGTGCCAGTACCAATTCCGACACAGACGATGGAACTGTAGCACCGTGGATAACACCTCTGTTTTTGGAAGGGTCATGCAGATAG GTAGCAGGGAGACGGCTTTCACTTATGCAGTCAGTGCTGCCGGGGTGGTGAATGCCATGAGCCGGGCCTGCAGGGAAGGGGAACTGTCCACCTGTGGCTGCAGTCGAGCTGCACGGCCCAAAGACTTGCCCCGGGACTGGCTTTGGGGAGGTTGTGGGGACAACATTGACTATGGGTACCGTTTTGCCAAGGAGTTTGTAGATGCTCGGGAGCGGGAGAGAATCCACTCCAAGGGCTCCTACGAGAGTGCCCGGACCTTAATGAACTTGCACAACAATGAAGCTGGAAGGAGG aCGGTCTATAACTTGGCGGATGTGGCCTGCAAGTGCCACGGGGTGTCCGGCTCATGCAGCCTGAAGACCTGTTGGCTACAGCTGGCCGATTTCCGGAAAGTGGGGGATGCCCTGAAGGAGAAGTACGACAGCGCCGCGGCCATGAAACTCAACAGCCGGGGCAAACTGGTGCAAGTGAACAGCCGCTTCAATACGCCCACCACGCAGGACCTGGTCTACATCGACCCGAGCCCGGACTACTGTGTGCGCAACGAGAGCACGGGCTCCCTGGGCACTCAGGGCCGGCTCTGCAATAAGACCTCGGAAGGCATGGACGGCTGTGAGCTCATGTGCTGCGGCCGCGGCTACGACCAGTTCAAGACGGTCCAGACAGAACGCTGCCACTGCAAATTTCACTGGTGCTGTTACGTCAAATGCAAGAAATGTACGGAGATCGTGGACCAGTTTGTGTGCAAATAG